The Anas acuta chromosome 1, bAnaAcu1.1, whole genome shotgun sequence genome segment CCTTCAGCGTAAAAGATGCTTATATCAGCTTCCTAGGAGCCAAAGAGCTCACTTCTCTATCAAGGTGCCAGAGTTTTGCTTTGATGGGTATCTTCTTTTATACCAAATCCTCCACAGGACTTGGAAAGGAAGGGTAAGCGCCACACACAGACTTAGTAGAAGTGCTGTAAGCACTCAAGTCAGAAAATCCTCGATTTTCTTAGCTACCTGTTCCCTTCCCCATCTAAAAGTGAGACATATTCTAAAAAGCTGTGCAGGCACAGTCACACCTTTCCTAAATGCTGCAAGTTCCTCGTCTCCACTCACCTCATCTTTGCTGGTATACTCCACTATTTCTGTACACAGGTTGCTGCATTTGATGGTCCCCAAATTCTGCTGATTGCTCTTCCGGTTGCAAGAGTCCTTGTACAGCATGTACGGTGTGCCAGTCTCTGTCTGGGATTCGATGATGGCGTACCAGAGCTGCTGGGCCTTCACCACTCTGCGGACACGGCCTTGCTTCTCGTAACTGCAACAGGGCACACGTTGCTTATCAACCCCCACTCTCCAAAAACTGGAATCAATCATTCTTAACAGCAGGTTCCCAGGAAGGCAAGGCCCCATTCATGTCTGAACTGTgtgaattcatttttaaaggaaacagaaagtgTTCACTACAGCACCCTACACAACTAGCTCAAAAGAAAGCCACCAACTGCTTTCTGCAGGAATCATTGCAGAGTTTTCCtctaaaataatctttcatATGTAGTTCTACGTTAAGCAGTTTGCAGTATGAATCAAACAGTAACCAGACATCCCAGTCTTTGTCCATTTATTAACCTGATAATTCAACGCAGTGATCACTTAGAAGCCAGCACCACAAACCTGTGCCTTGGCTCCCATAGACCACATAAGGGCAGTTCCCTAAATGGATGACTGCCACTTTTCTTACCTCTCATAGAGTTTCTCAAATTCCTCTCCCCACACCTCATCTAGGCCAGGACACTCATTTGGACACATTAAGGACCAGTCctgtaagaaggaaaaaatactcaGAGAAAATCTGCTAATTAACTTTTAATTAACACATCCAACTTTAGCAGCAAATCCTGCtgtaaacagaaacacaaaaaaccTCACAGTTCCTATCCTTAAAAAGTAGGAACCAACTCTTCCAGCAGACAGGGAAGGTGTTTGAGtagaatgatttatttaaaaatcaattatatgaatatttatgatcaaactgcttttttaattctgaaatgagtaattattaaatataacCCATTTTCAAGCAGTCACACAAAGATCAATTTACTGAGAAGATTTTGATGCTTTCAGGGTACTCCAGACTAAAAATTTAGCATAATGGTATATCAGGCATGGGCTGCAAGATTAAACCGTGAAGCAAAGCATCATAGAAGGCAAGTTCCTCTGCTGCTAGGAAGCCAGCTCCACAGCACTTGCAAACTCCACGCTTCTCCATTAACAGACCTCTCCCACACCAATCAAGCTTCTTACCTGGTTGGTTTCAACTCTCTTCATGAAGAGATCAGGAATCCAGAGGGCAAAGAAAAGGTCTCTGGCACGCTGCTCTTCTTTCCCAGTGTTCTTCTTTAAGTCAAGAAACTCAAAGATGTCCAGATGCCAAGGCTCCAGGTAGATGGCAAAAGCTCCAGGTCTCTGATACATAAAATGTAGTCAGGATCAGAACAAACAGCCCTTGAAAATATTCCCCACAGTGCTGCTGACTGAACAAAATGCCCTGAACTAACTAGAACTTAGTTTTATAGTCTTGTTAAGGTAATTTCAATATCCTTTTTTACATTACTCTTGCTCTCACTTATTGGAACTAGGTCATGCTACTAGCTCCAGattcttaataaaaatgatcccacactaaaaataccttctgtGTCAACAGGAGCTTGACAAGTCTTAGATTTACGTATTGAGTCATGCCCCCACTGACCTCTGGACTATCTGAATATAAagaatacagaacaaaaatctTTCTACAGTATTAATTCAATACAGGGCATACAAAGAGTGACTGATACCCACTGCAAGAGGCTGAACTAACGTGTACCCATCACGCAGCAGATACACACCACACAGCAGATGTATCCCCACACAATAAAATGCATGGTGAATGGAGAACACCAGACTAGAAACAAGGGAAAAGAATCCTGTTTGTAATTACACGTCACCTACCACCACATTGATGTTACTGGTTCAATCTTTCACAGATGTGGTCTCCTTCTGACCTGGGCCAACCCCCTCACCCCGATTTAAGGCTAAGCCAATACCTTGTTACCGCCTTGGTCCACGTAGCGAGCAGTGTTGTTGTAGACCCTCAGCATTGGAACGAGTCCATTAGAATTTCCATTTGTCTGCACAGGCACAGGAAAATTGTTGTTACTGAAAAGCAACTGCCCGAGAGCTGGGCCTGCATTTCTGTACGGCTCTGTTTGTATTTCGGCGGTCAGACAAACTCATCCTGAAAGTGAGCACCTGACCACCTCAATCAGGGCTTTGGTAGCACCACCATCCTCCCCCACACTCCTCTCGTTTCTTGAAGTGAAAAATGCACCATCTGAACTTAATTCCTCCACATAATGCAATCTAAAGGCTTGCAGAGGTTACAtgcatgtgtttatttatttattcctttttgtcACCATGTATCCACAGATTATCTTAAGCAGTTAAActtaggaaaaggaagagggccAATGCATTAGCCTGTAGGCATTTTCCTAGGCTGCTGATATATACATGAATTGGAATTGCCTGATAAGTACTGGAATGAGATCTGATCCGCTTTTTGGAAGGACTTGTATTAGGAAACCAAGGAAAACCAACCTTCTCATTTCAGGGCATACTGAAAGGAAGGACTACAGAGCTGGACTAACTGCTGTGCTACACTGACAGCAGTGCTGGTAGAAGCCGTGCTGATCTGGCAACTAAGTACAGCCCTCTCCTGAACCCAGAAGGTTCATCTCTGCTGGGTACGCCGCCTGCACACTCACCCCAGCAATGTAGCTGCCCGTGGCTCGGATACAGCTCACAGCAAGGCCAATCCCACCAGCAGACTTCGAGATCAGTGCACACTGCTTCAGAGTGTCATAGATTCCCTCAATGCTGTCATCCTTCATGCACAGCAGGAAGCAACTAGTGAAAACAAATAGCTTTAgcataaaaaagttaaaaaaataaaaaataaaaaatcactaagTATTTTACCAGGGCTGCAGAAAAACAATGGCAAAAACTGTATATTTTACATGCTATGCCaagcaaaaaatgaagcaaaaccaTACACTGCATAGTGGAATAAAGGATAGTTTTAGAAAACATCACAAACAGTAGTTGTATTACTGACACCTCTGGTGTCAAAGCAAAGcgtttttaaaatcagatctgCTTCATAACAGAAACACTTGCTACttttagcatattttaaaaaaacaattacCAGGAGTCATTTTTTAACCAACAAAAGACTATGTATGTAAGCAGCTCTGAAACAGAAGACAGCCGCTTCCATTAGCTTGAGAAGCTAATgacacatttgttttttccccagagacTACACTAGAGATCAAGTTAAATTTGACAACAGTTTCTCAAAACTTCATAGAacaatcacagaaacacagctaCTAGATTCAGAAGTTGTGACAGCACTTCATTTGGACAGATCCAATCACCAGAACCTCATCTTCCTCCCGTTCTGCATTAAGCATGCTTGAAAGCCCCAGGTACCTGGACAGCTGAGGCCGGTTGGTGCCCGCGTTGAACAGCGTGGGTGAGGCGTGGGTAAACCACCTCTCAGACAGAAGATTGTAAGTTTCGATTGCGGCATCGATGTCATTTTTGTGGATTCCCACCGACACCCTCATCAACATATGTTGAGGACGCTCGGCGACTAgacacaaaaaagcaaaaggaagaaaagaatctCAATGTGATGTTTACAATTAGTACAGAGAGAAGTAGAGCCTGTGGTAATAAGATGCAATGTGCAATGGGCCACTTAAGAGCCAgagttttcatagaatcacagaacagttcaggttggaaggaaccttggGAAGCCTCTAGTACAATCTTCTGCTCAAAGAGAGTCAGCTAAGAGGATTGGACCAGTTTGCTCAGGACCTTATCCAGTTGGGTCTTGAAAAACTCTAGGACTGGGACTGGATAACccctctgagcaacctgatccaACGCTCAGCCAGTACTCAATGGTTTTGCTGGACTGCTCTATGAGGTAGCCTGTCTGCCTCCCCAGCCCTTGCTCTGAGCCATGGCCTTAACttttaaataatactttaaGTTGACAGAGACGGTTCTTACCTTTTGAGTTGATTTTCAGCAAGTAGGAGCGTTCTAAAGTCTTTAAAGAGAGAGAGTGCATGTTAGCAGTCATtcaaatttcaatttaaaaatcctGTTAATACAGGAAGCTCCAGCCTCAACCATCTTCCTGCTCCTTACCCCAGCTTTCAACAGGCACCAACCCTACACTCAACTCCTCATCTTGTTAACGACAAAGGATGTTAAGTGACTAATAACCAAAACCAGAATTCCACTAGAAGATTCTAACACTGAGGACTCTGCTTTGGATTATGGAGTGGATTATGTAGCACAGAGCAGCAAGGTTCAACATCACCTTTCAATCCACAGTGAACTGAGGCTAGACAGCAAGGGAGAGCTTGTTCCCCACAATGCCACCTCTCCATGTCATTAATTATACTATGATAATGATTTCTAGACAACCTGTACCACAATCTGCTGTGCCGGGTGATGAACACACCAAATGCCACATATGGTAAACCCCTACAGTTTGAGCAGATGCCTTTTAAAGCTTGTGCCTAATGAATTACAGCAGTAATTACATGAGGGAATGTCAGGCATTGATAtacagcagcacacacacacaccccttcaAGGTCCCTCCTCTCCACCCTGCCTatgctgcttcagcagctgctctgcactaCACACCTGAGTTTCCTCATTGCAGCCTGCTTCCCCCACACCTGACAGTACGAAACCACGTGCTGATGGAAGAATCTCCTGGACGTAATTCTACACAAAGATCACCAGTTCTTCTAGAGCTTCATTAAGGCCAATGAACTATCAGGTACCCAGTGCTATGGAGAAGCCAAATACCTTCCAGCTAACCCTACAGAAAGCCCACCGCAGCATGCCCTAAAACAACTGGGCAACtaggggagcaggaggagcagatgGTGGGGGCATAGTAGACTGGACGGGTTGTGGGGGAGATGTTCCagcagcatggaagaagacaaaCACGTGGGCTGACACACTGAGAACAACTGCTACACAAAACAATGGcgaaaaacaaaaatgccttttttggGTTATTAAGAATTAGATGATTTCCTTGAGGAACAGCATGAGCTGGGAAGCTTCCAACGACATTCAGCTGCAAATAACTTGGAGCCTAACAGTTAAAATATTATAGCAGCCAAGGGAACAGAGCACAGCCAAGAAGAAAGTACATGATTCATGAAGTCAGGCAACAGCTTTGTGCAGGTACTTCGTTTCCACCAACCCACTAATGCCCAAGCTACTTCCAGTGCCCTTCGTGTTCAAATCTAATGATTTTGCAAGAATTCCCATCCCTCCCAAGAGACCCAGCTTCAGAACAACTAAGACTGCTGCTTTGGTGTTATCATGAATAATGTCTTTTACCTTAAAACCAAAATAGTTGTAGGAGAAGTCTCTGTCATAGATAATAGCAGAATTCAGGCGCTGAggggaaataaagagaaaaaattaatttacactCGGATTGTGGGGGCTTCACATTCAGATATAATGTTGATATTGGTATTTCTGGCCTCAAAAATGTAGTGAAACAGATTATTCAGACAGATCGTCGTGAATAAAACAGGGAAGAACACTGAGGCTGAAACAACAAATGCAGTGCTaacaatttttttccaagtacagTGAACAATTGTTGGCAACATTTTACTGAAGTCGTTAACTAGGCACCAAGAAACACAAGATATAATCAAAATGAGAATGCGACTTCCCCATAAGAACACAAGCCTGGAACAACATGAAATCAGACACCAAAcctcttctctcccttctgTGCGTACAAAACAGATTGCCACAGTGAAAAGCCCTTTTCcccaaattaattaattatgcTGTTCGTGACTATGAGGACATTTTCTTAAATGTCCTTACATGAAGGAAATTCCTACACCTTAAACTTTCCAGAAGAGAGCAGTTATCAGCTGTACCCATTTCTGTATTGGCTTTTTGTCCTAAAACAAATGGCTTacttaagacaaaaaaaattcaTCTTAACTAGTTCACTGAATTTTCAAATCTGGAGAAATGTTACATACATCTTTGTTGGCCAGAACTATGTCTAGTGTTTCTTTAGAGATCATCGGTGAGTGCTTCCCGTTGTGAGGGTTTACGTAGTTGTAGAGGTCATCCATCACATCTACAAGAGAAACAGGTTTAAAAAGAAGTACATCCACagagctatatatatatagatagatagatagatatctatatatacagatatatatatacagatatatatacagatatagatatctatctatctatctatatatatatcatttgtcatttgttttcaaagatttAACAGGCAGGACTACCCATCCACAAAAATAACCCCTTTCAGCTCCACGCAGATACAACTTATCTTCTACATGCTCAATGATATTACTAAGCTGCTAACGCACTTGCCTTACAACGTTTTTTTTATAGAATTTGTAATTGCAATAAATGAGAAAGACAGTGGGTACATCCTAATTTCGATCAGTTACATTTTTAATCAATCTATTTATAGGGAAATAAATCATCAATCTATTTAAGTGAAATCTATTTTTCGCAAAAGAGGCAATTTCACTTTCCTAGTGACACACAAAACTCATGGTTTCCATCTCCATGGCATTTTTAGTTAGCCCGGGTACTTAGTACCTTCTGCTTAAGAAAGATTTCCATATTTATATCCTCTAAAACTCCTACTCCCTTTCTGACTAATTGCTATCGAAATGCCCCCAAACAGACTTACCACTGAATACTTTCTTAGTTTCTTTGTGCAGATTGGACACTGCAATCCTTGCTGCCAGGATAGCGTAATCGGGGTGCTTGGTGGTCAGGGTCGCAGCCGTTTCAGCAGCCAGCGTGTCCAGTTCCACTGTCGTGACACCACTGTACAGCCCCTGAATCACTTTCATGGTGATCTGGGCCTAGAAAGGAAAATCGTGCAGATCAGCTAcctgttgttaaaaaaaatcctggtaTCTCAGCCATTTAGGGTATAAGACAAGCTCCACTACAAGCAGTACCTTGTTTAATTTTacattgtttaattttaaaaaggcaaattaaaacaCTAAATTATTTCAATGAAGTACTGACACCCAAAATTTTAAACCAAGTGAtactggggcaggagggaggtcagggaaagagcaaagaaagaagaaaccatTAATCTGGAATcattaaaaagttttttctctgcagacacTTTCttaaaggctaaaaaaaaagcagcagcaaaactcaggaaaaaaaaaaagtcagtttaaaAGGTTACTTGCTTGGAAGTTTTAAAACTACAAATAAAACTTGACTTTAAATGCCTGATGAGACATTTAAGTGCtatatttaaaacaactttgcaacaagagaaaaaaaaaatcaaccctgGAAGGGATACACTGCCTTTTGCTTCATGACTTAACCTAGTCCTCATCTACCAGtcatttctttggaaaagacTTTTGTATCTGCCATCTCGAAAGCAGTTACTGCTTTTCTATCAAGTATTAGCACTGCTCACTACAAGAAATATTCTATACTGCAGAACAGAGGGCAGATCTAAGGAGGTGACTGCTACACACATTTGAAACACCAACGGCCTCACAAAACCAGGATGTGTGATTTTCAAACTTTACTCTCTGAAAGGAAGCACTTCACATTAAGGATTTTTATTGCTGGCTTGTAAAGCATCTGGAACAGGAAGATCCACATCCAAAAGGAGAAACGCAGTTCTGGGAAGAAAGATCTTACTACTgccaaatgaataaaaatacagtgctCCATGTAAAATAAGATTCACTACTAAGACTGGGGTATTTGAAGTCAGGGGGCCTAAGAATCTTGCTTGTGTCCTCATCATCCACAACTTAAGTCGCTGAGATCCAGGCAGCGTACTTTGTGCACTACACTTTTTGGTACAGAATGAATGTCAGATATTTCACAGTTGCAATTTAAGACACAAAAACCGATTGGTGCATCTCAGAGAAGAGCCCAGGTTGGCAACTCCAAATGAACAGGCTGGTTCTGAACATCTACACGAAAATCTCACAGACATCCACAGATCCGTGAGGGAGTGATCCTCTGCACAGGCTGTGAACAGAGATGCTCACATAGGTGCAATCAACATGCACCCAAAGTCCCATGGAGCtcaaaaaaaggggggggggttatTAGAATGACATGGGAGTTCTGACAGAAAGGGCGCCTTGTTTTAAGAGGATCAAGATCTACTTTCCATTTAGTCTTGCTCAAGCTTTACAGATTGGAATTGTGAGCTACCTACCCTAACATCTGAGTTGGAGCAACAAACACGTTTTAAGAACTAAAAGCTCCATCCCTTCAGCATTGTTTGAGGCATCTACCCACAGCAGCTTACAGTAGGTAAAGCAGAGACTTTCCCCTACTCCAGTCTCAGATTTTACACCCACAAAGCAACAGACGCAGAACACAGTTAGAAGAAGTGTGCTACGAATCCATTAGCCAACGGCTCCTGCGCAGGCAGCCACATTTGGCTTTTGCCAAGGTGAATAACCCGGCAACATctgcccccagctgcagagACCACCAGCAGGGACAGGCCCAGGGACAGACTCACGGGATCCACGAAGTCAGCATTCAGCCCGTAGCACAGCTTCTGGATGCGCGACGTGATCTTGTCAAACATGACGCGCTCCTGGCGCCCATCTGGTGGGGGAAGAGGTTACAGAGACAGAGAGGTTACAGATCCCGCTGCCAGGGGGGCACGGGTTAAGcacaggaccccccccaggaggAGCCAACCCCCCTGGGGTGCCCTCCAGGTGGGAAGCACTGCGCACAACCCACCCCAGCTCCCTGTTAGGGCCCAAGGGGAAggctgcccagctccccccttccctgctgccctcagcCCGTGGTGGGCGCTGCGCCCCTCGCTGtgagcagggccaggaggggGGCGCAGGGGGCTCGCAGCCCCTCAAAGCCACCCCACAGGGCCACGACACCCCCCCCGCCAGCACCACCTTCTGCAGGGACCAGACCCCGCTTTTCAGTGCCACCCCACAAAGCCGGGGCACCGAgctgggggtccccagccccaaacTGGGGCCGAGCCCCCTCAGatcccccccccgcgccccccgccccgtgAGGCGCAGGCGGcccccagcccggggggggctccccagcaccgcgccccgcagcccggggggctccccccgAGCGGGGAAGAAGCCGGGGCCCCCCCCGGgaaggggctgagccccccccccgaggcgcggggccgcccccgtCCCCTCACCGCGCTTGACGACGTGCATGGCGGCTCCAACGGCTGCGGGGCCGCTCTGTCTGCGCGCCTCCCGCTCCCGCCAAGCGCGctggccccgccgcgccgccgtagcgccccgcccccgccgcctgAAGCCGCGCGCCGCCATCTTAGATCCGGGCACCGTCGATTTTtgcctcctttttcccccccctcgccgcgggctcggggctgcctccccccagcgccgctccctccccgcctcgccccctccctgcagccGCCTTCCCAGCCCGgcccgggcagcgccgcccgcccggcggGAGCCGCCGGTTTGCCCGCTTCCAACATGGCGGCGGCAGCCCGGGCGGGAAAGGGATCGCGCGAGGGCGCGAAGTACGGGGCCCGCCAAGGGCCGAAAC includes the following:
- the RRM1 gene encoding ribonucleoside-diphosphate reductase large subunit; protein product: MAARGFRRRGRGATAARRGQRAWREREARRQSGPAAVGAAMHVVKRDGRQERVMFDKITSRIQKLCYGLNADFVDPAQITMKVIQGLYSGVTTVELDTLAAETAATLTTKHPDYAILAARIAVSNLHKETKKVFSDVMDDLYNYVNPHNGKHSPMISKETLDIVLANKDRLNSAIIYDRDFSYNYFGFKTLERSYLLKINSKVAERPQHMLMRVSVGIHKNDIDAAIETYNLLSERWFTHASPTLFNAGTNRPQLSSCFLLCMKDDSIEGIYDTLKQCALISKSAGGIGLAVSCIRATGSYIAGTNGNSNGLVPMLRVYNNTARYVDQGGNKRPGAFAIYLEPWHLDIFEFLDLKKNTGKEEQRARDLFFALWIPDLFMKRVETNQDWSLMCPNECPGLDEVWGEEFEKLYESYEKQGRVRRVVKAQQLWYAIIESQTETGTPYMLYKDSCNRKSNQQNLGTIKCSNLCTEIVEYTSKDEVAVCNLASIALNMYVTSEHTYDFKKLAEVTKVIVRNLNKIIDINYYPVPEAERSNRRHRPIGIGVQGLADAFILMRYPFESPEAQRLNQQIFETIYYGALEASCELAEEQGPYETYEGSPVSKGILQYDMWNVTPSDLWDWKALKEKIAKYGVRNSLLISPMPTASTAQILGNNESIEPYTSNIYTRRVLSGEFQVVNPHLLKDLTERGLWNEEMKNQIIAHNGSIQNISEIPDDLKQLYKTVWEISQKTILKMAADRGAFIDQSQSLNIHIAEPNYGKLTSMHFYGWKQGLKTGMYYLRTKPAANPIQFTLNKEKLREREKASKEEEEKERNKAAMVCSLENRDECMMCGS